The genomic segment gtgcaagtcctgcctctcccatctcctcatgagtttatagaagcagatacccaagtgccatctcctcattggttatattgaaagatgaactgaggtcggtcGTCGTGGTAACTAGGAAAGTTAGCTGCCAATCGCCATAcgaagtccaaagaagaaaaagcctggaaggatgagagatgactagaaacgattcggttgactgttttaagtgtggattaattgtcagagtagaagaccttgtgtatttcaggtaaaataactcaatgtttatatcccaggacaaattagctagcaacaacaagctagataaataggacaaattagctagcaagctaaattgccataaatgtttaatgcttttgacctgtccccaaattaatataattgggtcagagtttgttttgatattttaacctgcgtttCGTGaccgcgtttggtgtgggggggacaaaatcaatttgtgcATGTTGGCGCGCGCGGCCGGTTTGTGTACAGTGTCAGAAGGCAGCCTGACCTCCATCCTCtgtcttctcttcacgcaaatggggatttgggcctgttcccgggaaagcagtatgtccttcacgtcgggctcgttaaagaaaaaaaaaagcttttgcaAGTTTGTAGggagtgatcgctgttctgatgtccagaagttattttgggcataagagacggtagcagcaatattatgtacaaaatgagttaaaaaaaaaggtaaattaaaaataaaaaaaaaacctggttaggagcacgtaaaacatcagccatcttCTCTGGCGCcatgaattcatctcccagtgtctgatggaaagcagacaaccaggtgtttcctcttggattttgcctgtgcttagctccattccgtttctttttttatcatgaaaaacttcccagtccttaacgaCTACAAGCATACCtttaacatgatgcaaccaccactatCCTTGAAAATAGGAGTGATCCTTAGTAAAGTGTTATATTGGATTTCCCttgaacataacactttgtattcaggacaaaacgctaattgctttgccacattttgcaatattactttagtgccttgtggcgaacaggatgcatgttttggattatttttattctgtacaggcttccttttcactctatcaattagattattattgtggagtaactacaatgttggtgACCCATCCTcagttctatcacagccattaaacccaAACTGTTTCAATGggaccattgacctcatggtgaaatccctgagcggtttccttcctctccaacaACTGAGTTAGTCATCCTTCctatctttatagtgactgggtgtattgatataccatccaaagtgtaatttatttatatatatatttttgcccttctttgcaaggcattggaaaacctccctggtctttgtggttgaatctgtgttttaaattcactgctcaactgaggaaccttacaattatctgtatgtgtggggtacagagatgaggtagtcattcaaaaatcatgttaaacgctattattgcacacagagtccatgtgacttgttaagcacatttaactccagaacttatttaggcttgccataaaagggattgaatacttgacatttcagctttcaaaTTTAATTAATTtgtgaacatttctaaaaacataattccactttgactttatgggctattgtgtgtaggtcagtgacaaaaaaaaaaaatctacattgtatccattttaaattccgtctaacacaactaaatgtggaaaaaggcactATTATCTACAATTTAGTAGTGAGAGTAAACACCATTCAAAGCTTAAAGCATTACAGTTAGGAGTCAAGTTTGTTTACACACTTCACCTAGGGTGTTCCTGGTATACAATGTGTCTTGGCAGGGTACGACAgctaaagtcggaagtttacatacaccttagccaaatacatttaaactcagtttttcacaattcctgacatttaatcctagtaaaacgcccctgtcttaggttagttaggatcaccactttattttaagaatgtgaaatgtcagaaaatttgaatgatttatttcagctttatttccttcatcacattcccagtgtgtcaggagtttacatacactcaattagtatttggtagcattgcctttaaattgtttaacatgggtcaaatgttttgggtagccttccacaagcttcccacaataagtaaggtgaattttggcccattcctcctgacagagctggtgtaacattcaggtttgaaggcctccttgctcacacacgctttttcagttctgcccacaaatgttctataggaatgaggtcagggctttgatggccactccaataccttgactttgttgtccttaagccattttgtcacacctttggaagtatgcttggggtcattgtccattttgaaagacccatttgcgaccaagctttaacttcctgactgatgtcttgagatgttgcttcaatatatccacataattttcctacctcatgaagccatctattttgtgaagtccaccagtccctcctgcagcaaaagcacccccacaacatgatgctgccacccccgtgcttcatggttgggatggtgttattcggcttgcaagcctccccctttttcctccaaacataacgatggtcattatggccaaacagttctttttgtttcatcagaccagaggacatttcttcaaaaagtatgatctttgtccccatgtgcagttgcaaaccgtagtctggcttttttatggcagttttggagtaaTAGCTTCTACCTTGcagaacggcctttcaggttatgtcgatataggacttgttttagtgtggatatagatagtattgtacccgtttcctccagcatcttcacaaggtcctttgctgttgttctgggattgatttgcacttttcgcaaaaGTATGTGCATCTctgagacagaacgagtctccttcctgagcggtatgacagctgcgtggtcccatagtgtttgtacagatgaacgtggtaccttcaggtgtttggaaattgctcccaaggatgaaccagacttgtggaggtctacaattttttttctgaggtcttggctgatttctttggattttcccatgatgtcaagcaaagaggcactgagtttgaaggtagtccttgaaatgcatccacaggtacacctccaattgactcaaatgatatcaattagcctatcagaagcttttataagtgaaataatctgtctgtaaacaattgttggaaacattacttgtgtcatgcacaaagtagatgtcctaacagacttgccaaaactatagtttgttaacaagagatgtgtggagtggttgaaaaatgagttttaatgactaacctaagtgtatgtaaacttttgactgtaCATGTTCATGGACCATTTCATACTGGGTGAGGGTTTGTGAAATCATACTtttattgtgtgtctgtgttacctgaTTGCACTGCTCAATGCGGTAAAGCTGTTCTGGGGTGCATCGCTCTAGTACTGGTTCCAGAATCTCAAAAGGCACGCCTCCCACCTCATCAATTGCTGGACAAACATGCAGTAAGCGTCTCATTATACAATGACACAATCAGCAGGGTGTCAAGCACCTCTAAGATAAACAATGATAGTGTGATTTGAAAATTGTGGCATGAACAGAGCTGTGGTTAGAATACATTTCCTGGATTTTGACATATAAAAGTCCTAGATGAGTGAGACATACTAACAGTCAATGTAATGTTAAAGAGAACATCACGTGTTGCTCTTAGTTTTGGTTAAATGATTTCAAGAGTGTGTACAAGTGGATCTAAGTTGGCCAGCAGCCATAAGAATCCACACAACAATTAAGTTGGTGGTGTTTGAACAATAGCCCATTATAAATGAGGTAAATAATCCATGTCTTTGCCTTCTCCCTTCTGGGAGATGTTAGGTGTAGGACATTAACACTTGACTAAATGAAGTACATAATGTGATAAGACGCTGAAATTATAAACTAAGCATTATGATAACAGCGCCATTACACGGCATTCGCAGTGTCGCTAGGAGACAACACTCACAGTCAATGTTGTTTTGTAGCACCCTGATGCACTGCTCGTACAGACTCATCATCTTGGGCAGATAGGACGTCTTTGAACCCGAGTAGACCGTCATTTTAGAGTTAAAGCGTCTCCCGGTGAAGCCGGTGTCCTCCTCGGCGTCATTTGACACAGGACCTGCCGGAAAGAGGTGAAAAGTTAAACATGACAAATTGCTGACAATCAGAACTAACTGGTTTAGACCTAGAGAgtaatacatactgtatcttAATACACATTTACCCAAATTAAAGTCCAACACATATAAATTCTACTTCCAATATCCAAAATATCATAACACATTGATTGCATTCCCAATACATAGAATTAATCTGTTGTACAGTATTATGGATATTGGAACATAcccacatagacatacacacagtGTGAAGGAAGAAccaacttctttttttttttaagtacctTTGCGCCGCTGAGGGGACAATGGTGTGAGATCAATGGAAGGCAGAGGTCTGTAGTTAGGCTGGATGGCTGGCAGAGGAATATCAGGAAGTGTGGACACAACCTCGACCACCTGGGGTAAAAGAAAGAGTACATTGAAAGAGGAAGAGTTCAGTCAAGAACCTGAGAACATCAGGGTCAGGGCAACTggttaataaaaatatatacgaTCGTAAGGACTTACTGTCCAGcaccaaaaaatgttttacagcaAATATAACATTCTCCAATTGAACATACGCATGATCGAGTGAGAGGAGAAGTTCAGTGAAAGTCTGTTCTTACCCTCCTCCGTTTCTCAGGCACCGGGGTCGTTGCCGTCTGGGCTGGATCAGCCCTCTTGCTGCGGTTCCCGTTTGCCTTGCTGGGCTTGGACTCCTtggaggaggaaggagcagcaggcgAAGGCTGGACAGGCAGACGAGGAGGTGTGTGGTGGTGGGAGGAGGGCCGACTGCTGCTGCcgggcttcttcttcttcttagtGGGTGTAGGGGCGTCATATGTGAGGAATGATTCAAACGATACGGTGGGGGTATCAAATGCCTCTTCTGCCTGCTCCTCAGGTGTCTGGGCTAATATAGGAGAGTCCCTAGGCTCACGTGACCTCCCTAGAGAGTAAGGAGAACAAGGAAGGATGTTAGTGTGAGACAACCCACATCTTTAAGGGTCAAATGAATGGGGAAATGTTAACAATCACTAGTATCATTGCATATTTTAAATCAACCATAGCAGTACTGTTACAGAGTTCTGATGAAAAAGACCATGGGCCACCATATCCACAATACAGTAAAGTTCTTATTATCCTACATGTATAAATATAATACACGATTGGAAAACCATCTATTAACAGACCAATACTGACTCAAAGATTGAAAGAGGCATCTATGTAATAGGATGTCATTTGAGAACCAGCCTCTCTGTAAATGTCACAATGACACAGAAGTCACAGCGAACTTCTCTCAGCAGCACACTCACCATCACTTCCCCCTCTCTTGTCCTTCTTGCTCTCATGCTGCGTGGAGTGCCGACTGTGCTTGGAGGCCTTGCCACTGTGCTGCGGTTCCTTACCCACGCTGCTCTTCTTCCCTTCGCCACCACGGCTACTCGCCTGGGCGTGACGTTGCCGTCTCTCCTCGCCCCGGTCGCCGTGGGAACCGTGATGCTCCCTCCCAGGCTCTTTTTGCGGTTTGGCGTGTCGGACCTCTTTGCGAGGGGGGCTGGGCGCGGGCTCTGGCTCTTCCTCCGTGGGGCTCTCGTAGCCCTCCGACTGGTACCCCCCTCGTTGGCCACCGTGGCCAAGCTGTGGGGGGCTGTAGTGATgctgagggggggagggggagtagTTTGTGCGGTagcctctttcctcctcctcttcgtcctcctctacaTGAGGCGGCTCCTCCGGGGATAGTTCCCGGACACGTTCTCGCCTCCCGTCCTTTCCCTCAGAGCTGCGAGGGTGCGCGTGTGTCCGTACATCCTTTGCATTGCCGGGTCTGTGAGGAAAAAGAAAAACATTAAAAAGCTACACTTTAGTAGAATTCAGATGAAAATACACTAGACAATGAAAAAAATGAAGACGAAAAATCAGAAGATATCCCCAAATCCCTCAGTAATAATGTACCTTTCAGCAGACGGGGCGGGAACCAGTTTCTTCCACTTGGCCACAAGGCTCTTCGCAAGATCTCCAGCAAGATCATGTTTCCGGAATGAATTCACAGTTTTTCCTACTCCAGTTTCCTGCACCGGAGAGAACAAAATATAAGCGGGACACAGATAGTAGTAGGGTGTCCTCCTCAGTACATTATGTTTTGACACTAGTGTCATTGAGAGAAACATGGGTGGTTTGTATAGATTCAGGAGCTCTAATGGTTAAGTGAGCAGGCCAGCACACTTTGTATTGCACATAACAGGCCACATTAGCATTATTGCCCATCATAAAAGGAAGTGAGCATGCTCTGAAGGTTACTTGACAATATTGAAAAGCACACCAACTCCTATAGAGAAACTGGCTACACAGGGCCACATCATCCGGTTGCAAAACCAAAGACTGTATTTGGCTTCCTCTTCTAAAGAACACTTCGCAGTGACTGAGGAACTAGGGCGCAATGCAATCAACATGGGGCTTTGAGACTAAAGAAAGAGATGCTATCAAAATCGTGACATGagcatttttaaaaaaaattgtcatttagcagacgctcttatccagagcaacttacagtagtgagcatGCACTGATTtattaacaaaaaaaatgtagaacaattttagaacccactaccctggtgttgcaagcaccatgctctaccaactgagccacacgggacaatacattatttcaatATCTTACCACAAGGATATCCACAGTCATAGGCAGCTCCCCCAGCCTTTTGAGGGTCTTCAAGAGCTAAATAGTGCAAATACAGAAGATTTACACAGTGCTCACCACATACTTGGTACTGATTGACCTAACTAGCCTGATTCTGAGAAAAACAGAACAGTCTACACACTAGCAAAGTGCACAAAATGTCAGGTATGCCAAAAGGGAGGATATAGCTGGTTAAAGGTACCGGTCAGGTTAATTCAAGGCTGCTGAGCATTGAATGAAAGAAAACATAGCGACATAACAATATTTACAAAACCACAGCATTGATGACAACATGGGTCTACTGTGCGAAAGTGTACGCTAGCGTTATCTGTGTAAAAGTGTAGGCCTACTGGTAGTTTGACTTTGTAGGCTATATATGCCAAACTGTGCAGTACTTTCAGGATGTATTTGGGTCAGAAATTGACAAATGTGCCCGAATTGCGCACTGTCATGGCTCATCGAGATGTGTCCGTTGTCGTGGCCTATGGGGGTTGTGAGGTAGGCTAGTTACGCGTATCCGGAGAGGGGGTTGTGTTTACTAAAGTCGATCAGCTGATAAAAATCCAGCCAGACACGGCAGCGTGTGCAGGGATTGCGATGTTCAACGAGAAACAATCAAGAATAACATCACAATAACGCACCACAACCCAATGTATTGTTGTTTCCCTTCAAATTTGGACTGGTCCATGAGTGAAGTGCAACAATCTAACAACTAGGCCCGTGCTGATGTCGCTGTCACTCGATCGTGGAGTTTATACAATCGGTGTCGTT from the Salmo trutta chromosome 36, fSalTru1.1, whole genome shotgun sequence genome contains:
- the eloa gene encoding elongin-A, encoding MKQLPGHRTPALNMAEELLEVVERLQSRLSENLEPRKLLKTLKRLGELPMTVDILVETGVGKTVNSFRKHDLAGDLAKSLVAKWKKLVPAPSAERPGNAKDVRTHAHPRSSEGKDGRRERVRELSPEEPPHVEEDEEEEERGYRTNYSPSPPQHHYSPPQLGHGGQRGGYQSEGYESPTEEEPEPAPSPPRKEVRHAKPQKEPGREHHGSHGDRGEERRQRHAQASSRGGEGKKSSVGKEPQHSGKASKHSRHSTQHESKKDKRGGSDGRSREPRDSPILAQTPEEQAEEAFDTPTVSFESFLTYDAPTPTKKKKKPGSSSRPSSHHHTPPRLPVQPSPAAPSSSKESKPSKANGNRSKRADPAQTATTPVPEKRRRVVEVVSTLPDIPLPAIQPNYRPLPSIDLTPLSPQRRKGPVSNDAEEDTGFTGRRFNSKMTVYSGSKTSYLPKMMSLYEQCIRVLQNNIDSIDEVGGVPFEILEPVLERCTPEQLYRIEQCNQCFMEDSDELWQRHCQRDFKREAPQEYESWREMYLRKHDEREERLRKLTQNISSAHANKPKGRQVKMAFVNSVAKPPRDVRRRQEKFGTTSTSTASSTAAAAPIKIRPAMSYSSHLAEPSHSSSHDSPPETARSSGPSGGGCPSARDNKPQVKKIAPMMAKTIKAFKNRFSRR